The following are from one region of the Natronosporangium hydrolyticum genome:
- the coaD gene encoding pantetheine-phosphate adenylyltransferase — MPHGSTGDLGSARAVYPGTFDPFTPGHWSVVDRSRRIFDHVTVLVAVNDSKQPSQAAGARAQEIRGMLPADWRNVSVAAWHGLTVDYCRRHGCGVIVRGVRNPADGLRESELGAMNEALGVSTLFVPAQPELATMSSTVIRTLRAGRAGG, encoded by the coding sequence CCTCATGGGTCTACTGGCGACCTCGGATCGGCCCGAGCGGTCTACCCCGGGACGTTCGATCCCTTCACGCCGGGTCACTGGAGCGTGGTCGACCGGTCACGTCGCATCTTCGATCACGTCACTGTCCTGGTCGCCGTCAACGACAGCAAGCAGCCGTCCCAGGCCGCGGGAGCGCGGGCGCAGGAGATCCGGGGCATGCTTCCAGCAGACTGGCGAAACGTCTCGGTTGCTGCTTGGCATGGGTTGACCGTGGACTACTGCCGGCGGCATGGATGCGGAGTGATCGTCCGCGGGGTTCGGAATCCGGCCGATGGACTGCGGGAATCCGAGCTCGGCGCGATGAATGAGGCGCTGGGAGTGTCGACGTTGTTCGTGCCTGCCCAGCCGGAGTTGGCCACGATGTCGTCCACCGTGATCCGGACGCTGCGCGCCGGCCGGGCCGGGGGTTGA